In Cinclus cinclus chromosome 13, bCinCin1.1, whole genome shotgun sequence, a genomic segment contains:
- the RAMAC gene encoding RNA guanine-N7 methyltransferase activating subunit isoform X1, whose product MFKVFRMTSLADAPPNYETMFAHRFTSDDEEYREYLKRPADPPPIVEEWRNRSGGNQRNRDRFQDGRYFRGERYNWQGDYRSNQRPDRGWGNNYQQHRQGQSYSSHYGQYGYNSYNPGPRYHPY is encoded by the exons ATGTTTAAAGTTTTCAGAATGACTTCCTTGGCTGACGCGCCCCCAAATTATGAAACAATGTTTGCTCATCGATTCACATCGGATGATGAAGAATACCGAGAATATCTAAAACGCCCTGCAGATCCCCCTCCTATAGTTGAAGAATGGAGAAACAGATCTGGTGGCAATCAGAGAAACAGAGATCG GTTTCAAGATGGCAGATATTTTAGAGGGGAGAGATACAACTGGCAAGGTGACTACAGATCTAATCAGAGGCCAGATAGAGGCTGGGGTAACAACtaccagcagcacagacagggaCAATCCTACTCATCCCACTACGGACAATATGGCTACAACTCCTACAACCCAGGGCCTCGTTACCATCCCTACTGA
- the RAMAC gene encoding RNA guanine-N7 methyltransferase activating subunit isoform X2, translating into MTSLADAPPNYETMFAHRFTSDDEEYREYLKRPADPPPIVEEWRNRSGGNQRNRDRFQDGRYFRGERYNWQGDYRSNQRPDRGWGNNYQQHRQGQSYSSHYGQYGYNSYNPGPRYHPY; encoded by the exons ATGACTTCCTTGGCTGACGCGCCCCCAAATTATGAAACAATGTTTGCTCATCGATTCACATCGGATGATGAAGAATACCGAGAATATCTAAAACGCCCTGCAGATCCCCCTCCTATAGTTGAAGAATGGAGAAACAGATCTGGTGGCAATCAGAGAAACAGAGATCG GTTTCAAGATGGCAGATATTTTAGAGGGGAGAGATACAACTGGCAAGGTGACTACAGATCTAATCAGAGGCCAGATAGAGGCTGGGGTAACAACtaccagcagcacagacagggaCAATCCTACTCATCCCACTACGGACAATATGGCTACAACTCCTACAACCCAGGGCCTCGTTACCATCCCTACTGA
- the C13H15orf40 gene encoding UPF0235 protein C15orf40 homolog isoform X2, with the protein MPSLAGFLRVRAGPVRSGGAMPGKGKAAAKGPAEPSAAAGPVVAAGGGSVRVAVRAKPGARCSAVTDVTAEAVGVAIAAPPSEGEANAELCRYLSKVLEVKKSDVILEKGGKSRDKVVKILVSATPDEILEKLKKEASS; encoded by the exons ATGCCGAGCCTCGCCGGGTTCCTTCGTGTGCGGGCGGGGCCAGTGCGGAGCGGCGGGGCAATGCCCGGGAAG GGGAAAGCTGCCGCCAAGGGTCCCGCGGAGCCGAGCGCCGCCGCAGGACCGGTGgtggcggcgggcggcggctcCGTGAGGGTGGCGGTGCGCGCCAAGCCCGGCGCCCGCTGCAGCGCTGTCACAG ATGTGACAGCTGAGGCAGTAGGTGTAGCTATTGCTGCACCTCCTTCGGAAGGGGAGGCAAATGCAGAGCTGTGTCGTTACCTCTCTAAGGTGCTTGAAGTGAAGAAGAGTGATGTTATTTTAGAGAAg GGGGGTAAATCACGTGACAAAGTGGTGAAGATTTTGGTATCAGCGACACCAGATGAGATtttagaaaaactgaaaaaagaagcTTCCAGCTGA
- the C13H15orf40 gene encoding UPF0235 protein C15orf40 homolog isoform X1, with protein MPSLAGFLRVRAGPVRSGGAMPGKGKAAAKGPAEPSAAAGPVVAAGGGSVRVAVRAKPGARCSAVTDVTAEAVGVAIAAPPSEGEANAELCRYLSKVLEVKKSDVILEKVLLFFPFSFALLWLKFKSLKLNMLSTGSYSKFSLKDTLKSLVVLVE; from the exons ATGCCGAGCCTCGCCGGGTTCCTTCGTGTGCGGGCGGGGCCAGTGCGGAGCGGCGGGGCAATGCCCGGGAAG GGGAAAGCTGCCGCCAAGGGTCCCGCGGAGCCGAGCGCCGCCGCAGGACCGGTGgtggcggcgggcggcggctcCGTGAGGGTGGCGGTGCGCGCCAAGCCCGGCGCCCGCTGCAGCGCTGTCACAG ATGTGACAGCTGAGGCAGTAGGTGTAGCTATTGCTGCACCTCCTTCGGAAGGGGAGGCAAATGCAGAGCTGTGTCGTTACCTCTCTAAGGTGCTTGAAGTGAAGAAGAGTGATGTTATTTTAGAGAAggtacttcttttttttcctttcagttttgctCTGCTGTGGTTGAAATTCAAGAGTTTGAAACTTAATATGTTAAGTACAGGGAGCTACTCCAAGTTCAGTCTGAAAGACACTTTAAAAAGTTTAGTTGTGTTAGTGGAATGA